The Plasmodium coatneyi strain Hackeri chromosome 2, complete sequence genomic interval CTTGAActcggaatctgaacatggaacctgttccttagcaATTTATTCCGTAGGAATatcttccataggaacaaagtcttccttccctaaacccggaatctgaacatgcaacctgttccttaggcgTTTGATCCTTAggaaccttttcttctttcacaAATTCGCTTCGCatgaattcttgaaccaaaatttcaaaaaagtcctccTGAAGCAGTTTGGTGTcgcctttttgacattcgtctaagacttctaaatgaatatcaataatcatgcggcgacgacGAACAGGaacccgttttttccttctttttttaggcgtagaacgaggtttgcgttcctttactaaggtatatgcatgtgggccatctgcctggtcgtccacatgacCAAGGAGTTCTTCTTGTACAGTTGGACCACGTACCTGataagctcttctgtaacgttttcttgtcttacgaagcattccaaagtactaaaaaaaaaaaaaatgggaaaaaaatgcttctttaatagggatgTGAAATGTTTGTACacacgcaacagtaattactacttcaaacccaAATGcaaaaatcctacacacacacacccctaaattgcgaaatcctacacacacacacccctaaattgcgaaatcctacacaaacgCACCCCTAAATtgagaaatcctacacacatacacccataaaatgcgaaatcctacacacaccccagTCACGCATTCACGGTTTCATTTAACTCcatccttatttatttttctttttttcctttctttcttttttttcctttctttcttttttttcctttcttcctttcttcctttctttcttttttttttttttttttttcttctttgttaaGATGTGTTCTTTTATATTAATGttctttttaccttccaaaggaggtaTATCATAGCAGAAAAACCAATGAAGACAGGagccaaaggaaggtatggggtaaggagttCAGGAAGGTTGTCAATCTCACTAACAACTGGGGAAGTAGAAGGAACATGTGCTACTGGAAATGTCCCCCCTAGCCGCGCTCCAGCACCTACTGTATCATCATTGCCAGGCTGAACCCTAGTATCAGCTGTGtctgttttcttcttttctgttgGGACCTGGGAGCCAGAACCAGCTTTTCCCTCTGTATCTAAAAGGTAagtggaaggtaaaaaaatgttagtTCCATATAATGGAAGGTGATAAAACTCTATGATTGTATGTGTACCCCTATGCGCACTTGCTTCgattgaaaaaaggaaatgctCAATCCTTTTAACATTTGTTACCTGGATCCTGAGAAGTGGTAGCTCCGGTGTCTGTACCAGTACTTGGAGTTTGGGAAACTGAACCTGGATCTGTAGGTGGTGGATCAAGAGTTATTCCATTTGTGCCGATCGTAGAAGGATCGAAACCGAGAGGGAGGTCCTCACTATCGGTAAGACCCGCCTTTGCTCCTAAGGATTCTGCCGACGTGCACCATGCACTCATCTGAACGCCGCCGGAACCTTGCAGGGCATTGATCTCTTTGGCACtgtttttacattcattttcctcatccttATCCTTATTCTTACCTTCTTTCGTAGGTACTGTTGACTGGCTTGGTATTAGTGCATGTCCAGGTGCTGGTACTCGTGGTTTAGTGGCGGCTGGTTTGGCAGCTTGGTGGTCATGTTGGGAGTGTGGTTGGGTGGAAGATTCGATGGGAAGAATGGTTGGACATATGTTAGTTAGAGTTTGTTGTATTTCGCCTTCCTTCGATTTGAGCATCTTATTCAATTCATCTTCAACATTCTTTCCCTCTACTGTGCAACTTTTGTAGTGCTCCTGTTTGCATAAATAACATGTATTATTCTTCTCCTGACATAAaggttctttatttttaatttcttcactATTATCAAAGACATGTTTTATGCCTTTCTctatttcacattttttctcttttgccTTGGTTTTTAGCTGCTCTGCGTATTTATTTAAGAGGAGACATGCCATGCTTTGCTGAAATTGTTGGTTCTGAACAGGATTCTTTTGATTATTTTCGTCATATTCGAGCTtaatattgtatatatgttttaatccTTTTACAATAAGGTtgcatgcttttttttctgattcCGACGCTGTACCCTTCGCTCCTACGATGTTCTTGCATGAATCTTCGTCTTGAgtacttccatttttaatagCAGTAGACAATTCTTTTAACACTTTTCCAGCGTCATCCTCTCCCCACATTTTATGCTATATAAGcaggaaagaaggaacatgtaTAAATAATCAATACTTAAACAAggagttttcatttttccactccataaatatatacattccccATAGTTCACTGCGTTTAACTcaattataataaaaaatattcatccTTACGGAGGTTCCATGCcctcttatatttttccatttgtgtgcTATGCAGCTTAAGCGATCACATAGGGCACCTTTACATTCATTTCCTGCATAGGGAAAGAATGTAAATAAAGGGAATAAGTTTTATGTACGTCGTACAGCGTGATGGtcaaccaccacaacaacctACCAACCCCTCTTTATTGTAGTGGTAGGTTGTAGGTAGTTGGTGAGGGTGGTGTACCCCGtgatacattattattaccttgcacttgttgttgttgttgttgtggtggtaAAACTTTGTAAATGGCTTCGTTCACAACTTCCTTCAACTTTTGCATcaattcttcttcatctaggtcttccttccttgctaATCCTGCGGTACGCAATACTTCCTTGACCTGCCTAACTAATTCATCTAAAGCCTTCCTCCCTACTGAAggctccttctcttcctctagAGAGAGTTCTACATCGTTGTCTGCTTTtatgtttaatttttgcaaggtttccttcttaatttctttttcttttttcctcccatgGCAATATTTCTCCGCTTGTCCTTCGTTCTTTATTCTGTGAAGTTTGTTGTGTCCCTTTATTTCTGTCGATAACATTCTTTTACCATCGTTCCCTGTGCTCCCATAGACATCTATCCATTTCTTAATTTCCCCCCACATGAACATTCCACCTAAATTTAAACTTCCGACATCCACGTCCTTACATATTTCATTTCCATCACTCATATCCCCAAAACTTTGCCTCACACTTTCCCTCTTACTCCCAATTACTGGTGCTACTGTGTTAAAACTGCAGTGCCTGcctaacatttttataatagtTACATTTCCTAATAGACATCTATAATAAGGTTGCAGATCCCTCTGTTCCGGTGTAACCCCACTatcatccctttttttccaagtggTGTACTTTAGGCTACCTGGTTCTCCAGGTTCTACATGCTGCTCGAATCCATCTATccaaagaaatattcttaataataatttacatAATTCCTTTTCCCATTCCTGGCCGGCCTCGGAACAGTGTCCTTTATCATTAAATCCATCCTCCAGTATATTATCCATCATATCTTCGAACACTTCCTTCATGTCGTTCCATACACTTTTCTATAAAGTAAATTATcgtgaacatatatatatatatatatatatatgcagttttacttcctcctccttagaccccttccttcccttccttagaccgttccttccttccctccttagaccctttcctttccttcctcctccttagaccctcgcttcctttcctcccttccttagaccccatccttccttccttagaccaacctttccttccttagacgtcattcctttccttagacatcatttcttttcttcctttaggaAGGCTATTATCCTCTTTCCAActtaggaaggtaatgttccttcctttctccttctaaGGAAGATAATGTTACTTACATTTATGTTTCCCGCCACCGGGTCAATCTTATTTGCCTTTATCCATTGTAACAGTAAGTTCATGAAGAACGGTGAACCCACGGACCTTGCATTCGCGATTTTCGAAAGTTGTTGTTGTAGGCGGGTTCTtacggtggtggtaggtgcaGGCTGTTTTTCAAGTACTTCCAATGCAGTCTTTAATTCATCGGATATGTTATTCGTCTGATCATCATTACCCGCAGCCTgcagtctttttttttcagcttcaCTTTTATCGTGATCGCAATTTCCACTGTAGGATACACTATTAAGTTTTTTCTGGAGTTCTAGATTACCTCGTAACCACTCGAATGCTTTATTTAGAATATCCTCCTCATTTATAAAAACAACATCATGCTGATTCAGTAGGCATGAAACATTCTTAACGTCCGAGAAGAAACTGCTACTGAGTGCATTCATTCCGTCGAACAAGTACTTCACAATATTTATTGTGTGGCAATTTTCAGTTTTCAACTCTAGGAGCAAAACTTTTAAGGTCATACAGCGCATATAATACTTAAGCATGCTCTCCTGATTGTTCGTATCATATTCGTTCCCATGATTATACAGCATACTTAAAGTTCCTCCTAGTAAACGACACAATTTCTTATGTTGCGTTATATCTGGTATGCCATAATTTAAGGCTTCGGTTCCTTCTTCACAGAAAACTTGCCATTCTCTTATTATGCGACTTCTATTTGGATCCTCCTGAATTTCTTCTGCGAACCCTTTAAACCATCCCTCCACCAAGGTCAATAATTTATCCTATAACATTgaagtaatatatatatagatccTTTGTGTCCACACActcctttctttatttttaaagtatAATTCCTATAGTACCTACTGTACATGTGAAAGGTACAGTAATAGTAATAACCCAAGAAATTCGTCCTATACCTCCGTCCCTTCGGTGCCTCTGGACGTTTTCCACGCTTTCTTTAAATTATTGAATCCTTCtcccattttcttctttccataaTATTCATACTTCCATTCATTTTAGAATTTCCTAACATATTATCATTATATGCGAAGCCAATCCTACTCGTGTATCCCTATATTACACAACGAACgagaccttccttcttcggTGCTTCCCCTTAAATGATTCCagtcattttaaaaatactcTCCCTATTTTaatattctcttttttctacttattattcttcttctttctacATGTGCTAGACGTAtctcatatatttattttaaaatattcctaTTGATTTTTCCCTACACTCATTTACAACTTATTGGTATATTTGAAGAAACAAGAAAAACAATCTTTCCTTTGTATATACACTGTATTCTTtatatgaaaaagaaaaaagaattaatcatcttcttatttttctcattttcttcttcatttttttttttttttttttttcttttccttaaccttttttttccaaatttccttattttttcatggTGCACCCTCCTGCAGTGcgcacacatacaccctCCATCCTTTATACA includes:
- a CDS encoding SICA-like antigen, which produces MKEVFEDMMDNILEDGFNDKGHCSEAGQEWEKELCKLLLRIFLWIDGFEQHVEPGEPGSLKYTTWKKRDDSGVTPEQRDLQPYYRCLLGNVTIIKMLGRHCSFNTVAPVIGSKRESVRQSFGDMSDGNEICKDVDVGSLNLGGMFMWGEIKKWIDVYGSTGNDGKRMLSTEIKGHNKLHRIKNEGQAEKYCHGRKKEKEIKKETLQKLNIKADNDVELSLEEEKEPSVGRKALDELVRQVKEVLRTAGLARKEDLDEEELMQKLKEVVNEAIYKVLPPQQQQQQVQGNECKGALCDRLSCIAHKWKNIRGHGTSVRMNIFYYN
- a CDS encoding SICA antigen — its product is MWGEDDAGKVLKELSTAIKNGSTQDEDSCKNIVGAKGTASESEKKACNLIVKGLKHIYNIKLEYDENNQKNPVQNQQFQQSMACLLLNKYAEQLKTKAKEKKCEIEKGIKHVFDNSEEIKNKEPLCQEKNNTCYLCKQEHYKSCTVEGKNVEDELNKMLKSKEGEIQQTLTNICPTILPIESSTQPHSQHDHQAAKPAATKPRVPAPGHALIPSQSTVPTKEGKNKDKDEENECKNSAKEINALQGSGGYFGMLRKTRKRYRRAYQVRGPTVQEELLGHVDDQADGPHAYTLVKERKPRSTPKKRRKKRVPVRRRRMIIDIHLEVLDECQKGDTKLLQEDFFEILVQEFMRSEFVKEEKVPKDQTPKEQVACSDSGFREGRLCSYGRYSYGINC